The Neorhodopirellula lusitana genome contains a region encoding:
- the hemL gene encoding glutamate-1-semialdehyde 2,1-aminomutase — protein sequence MTAKELPATAGPLSQAAFERASRLMPGGVNSPARAFGAVGGTPLFIERAEGPYLFDLDGRRYVDYIGSWGPMILGHAQAPVIEAISKAAAKGTSYGAPTEAESRLAEQIIEAVPSIEKVRLVNSGTEATMSAIRVARGATGRDKVIKFSGNYHGHVDSLLVAAGSAAATLGVPDSPGVTKGAGQDTIVLSYNDVEAIENIFAEMGDQIAALILEPVVGNMGCVAPTPEFLKAIRDQTTRHGAILIFDEVMTGFRVAFGGAQERFGVTPDMTTLGKIVGGGMPLGAYGGKAEIMNQVLPAGKVFQAGTLSGNPVAVAAGSATLDILKNDPPYEQLERMGKRLADGLDQAATKAGIPHTVTAVGSMMTLFFNANPVMCWDDADQCDRDAFGRYFWGMIGKGIYMPCSQFEALFFSRLHDEAIIDETIDAATTVLAGL from the coding sequence ATGACCGCCAAAGAACTTCCCGCCACAGCGGGGCCACTCAGCCAAGCCGCCTTTGAACGAGCCAGTCGCTTGATGCCTGGTGGCGTGAACTCACCCGCACGTGCTTTCGGCGCCGTCGGTGGCACGCCGCTGTTCATCGAACGCGCCGAGGGGCCCTATCTGTTTGATCTCGATGGCCGGCGATACGTCGATTACATCGGATCTTGGGGGCCGATGATTTTGGGGCACGCGCAAGCACCGGTGATTGAAGCGATCTCGAAAGCAGCCGCCAAAGGCACCAGCTACGGTGCCCCTACGGAAGCCGAGTCACGGCTCGCTGAACAAATCATCGAAGCGGTGCCGAGCATCGAAAAAGTTCGCTTGGTGAACAGTGGCACCGAAGCCACGATGAGTGCCATTCGGGTCGCTCGCGGTGCGACGGGTCGCGACAAAGTGATTAAGTTCTCGGGCAACTATCACGGGCATGTTGACTCGCTACTGGTTGCCGCCGGCAGTGCCGCAGCCACGCTTGGTGTGCCCGATTCGCCGGGCGTCACTAAGGGTGCGGGGCAAGACACGATCGTGTTGTCGTACAACGATGTGGAAGCAATCGAGAATATCTTCGCTGAAATGGGCGACCAGATCGCTGCGTTGATTTTGGAACCGGTTGTGGGCAACATGGGCTGTGTCGCGCCAACCCCAGAGTTTCTGAAAGCGATTCGTGACCAAACGACACGTCATGGTGCGATCCTGATTTTTGATGAAGTCATGACCGGCTTCCGAGTCGCTTTCGGCGGAGCGCAAGAACGTTTCGGTGTCACACCCGACATGACCACGCTCGGCAAAATTGTTGGTGGTGGGATGCCTCTGGGGGCTTATGGTGGCAAAGCGGAAATCATGAACCAAGTCTTGCCCGCTGGCAAAGTGTTCCAAGCTGGAACCCTCAGCGGTAACCCTGTTGCGGTCGCGGCGGGGAGTGCGACTTTGGATATCTTGAAGAACGATCCGCCCTACGAACAACTCGAGCGAATGGGCAAACGCCTCGCTGATGGTCTGGATCAAGCCGCCACGAAAGCTGGCATCCCGCACACCGTGACTGCGGTAGGAAGTATGATGACGTTGTTCTTTAACGCCAATCCAGTCATGTGCTGGGACGATGCGGATCAGTGTGACCGTGATGCATTTGGGCGATACTTTTGGGGGATGATTGGGAAAGGGATCTACATGCCTTGCAGCCAATTTGAAGCCTTGTTCTTTAGCCGATTGCATGACGAAGCCATCATCGACGAAACGATCGACGCGGCGACTACCGTCCTGGCGGGGCTGTAG
- a CDS encoding S-adenosylmethionine decarboxylase family protein, whose amino-acid sequence MTYPTPTTDLIRDPRRPRVSVGTQWVVDAAGCNASALQSLEMIQSICDDVVESLRLTVIGEPAAHRFASPHGVTLLYLLSESHLACHTYPEHGLATFNFVCCREEADWPWADKLRCILGATDVMIRVMHRGAWSTSPGSMDS is encoded by the coding sequence ATGACTTACCCAACTCCCACCACCGATTTGATTCGCGATCCGCGGCGTCCCCGCGTTTCGGTTGGGACGCAATGGGTGGTGGATGCGGCAGGCTGCAACGCATCGGCTTTGCAGTCGCTGGAAATGATTCAGTCCATTTGCGACGACGTGGTTGAGTCGTTGCGGCTCACTGTGATCGGTGAACCCGCAGCCCATCGGTTCGCGTCGCCACACGGGGTCACGTTGCTTTACCTGCTCAGTGAATCGCACTTGGCCTGTCATACCTATCCGGAACACGGTTTGGCCACGTTTAACTTTGTTTGTTGTCGCGAGGAAGCGGACTGGCCATGGGCGGACAAACTTCGCTGCATTCTCGGGGCCACCGATGTGATGATTCGCGTGATGCACCGTGGGGCCTGGTCAACCAGTCCGGGGAGCATGGACTCGTGA
- a CDS encoding DUF4178 domain-containing protein: protein MKGARSLKKRGGPCPNCGAPVEFRFGGTLVTVCEFCNSAIARGDKDLSLIGKVSDLVETESLVQIGSTGTYRGKPFEVIGRVQYQHSAGGVWDEWYLRFPGDKMAWLAEAQGQIHLTFPRPIRKKNSIPEFKSLGVGQAVTLGTNELTVIEKGTAVAGSAQGEIPWAFVPGASHTYADLQGSEGWFATFEYQKAGRAMVPHQASVGRTVAADELGVSSPLWESAPESAVKKVEMVSLNCPNCGGPIDLRVPDQTKRVGCPSCGSMLDVSKGKLEVLQTLDRRDVHPVLKLGSTGTLFGDEYTLIGFMERYATYQSSVFPWTEYLLYNPDKGFRWLVCNQNHWSFVESISAHGLNRKAYEIRYDGQVFRIYDRGKAFVRATRGEFYWKVRHGDKVRTDDFICPPRMISFESSSSDGNFELNVSLGTYMKLEEIEKAFGVSDLTRPWSVGVIQPKLTLGFGVIALWAGFIFYLFVVNWIGNSVAGADRWLKQAPDSGLLVIGIILLTIFPAGLLLSRHIVEVQRWKDSDYSPYASDD from the coding sequence ATGAAGGGCGCTCGTTCCTTAAAGAAACGTGGCGGACCCTGCCCGAACTGCGGTGCCCCGGTGGAATTCCGGTTTGGTGGAACGCTGGTGACGGTTTGCGAGTTCTGCAATAGCGCGATCGCCAGAGGGGACAAAGACCTGAGCTTGATCGGCAAAGTGTCGGATTTGGTCGAGACCGAGTCGCTTGTTCAAATTGGGTCGACCGGTACGTACCGTGGTAAGCCGTTTGAAGTGATCGGGCGAGTGCAGTACCAGCATTCCGCGGGCGGTGTTTGGGACGAATGGTATTTGCGTTTTCCCGGTGACAAGATGGCGTGGTTGGCGGAGGCCCAAGGGCAGATTCACCTGACCTTCCCACGTCCGATTCGAAAAAAAAATTCAATTCCCGAATTCAAGTCGCTGGGCGTCGGGCAGGCCGTCACGCTCGGTACCAATGAACTGACCGTCATCGAAAAGGGGACCGCTGTCGCTGGTTCGGCTCAGGGCGAGATTCCTTGGGCTTTTGTGCCTGGTGCATCGCATACGTATGCCGACTTGCAAGGTAGTGAAGGTTGGTTTGCGACGTTCGAATACCAGAAGGCCGGCAGGGCGATGGTGCCTCATCAAGCGTCGGTGGGACGCACCGTGGCCGCCGATGAGCTGGGGGTGTCGTCGCCGTTGTGGGAGTCGGCTCCCGAATCAGCGGTCAAGAAAGTCGAGATGGTTTCGCTGAACTGTCCGAATTGTGGCGGTCCCATCGACTTGCGAGTGCCCGATCAGACGAAGCGGGTGGGGTGTCCGTCGTGCGGTTCTATGCTGGATGTCAGCAAGGGCAAGCTTGAGGTTTTGCAGACGCTTGATCGGCGAGATGTGCATCCCGTTTTGAAACTGGGCAGCACGGGAACGCTGTTCGGTGACGAATACACCTTGATCGGGTTCATGGAACGCTACGCGACTTATCAATCCAGTGTGTTTCCGTGGACGGAGTACCTGCTGTACAACCCCGACAAGGGTTTCCGTTGGTTGGTCTGTAACCAAAATCATTGGTCGTTCGTTGAAAGTATTTCGGCCCATGGATTGAACCGGAAAGCGTATGAGATTCGATACGACGGACAGGTTTTCAGAATCTATGATCGCGGCAAAGCCTTTGTTCGTGCGACCCGTGGTGAGTTCTATTGGAAGGTCCGGCATGGGGATAAGGTTCGTACGGATGACTTTATCTGTCCACCGCGAATGATCTCGTTTGAATCGTCCAGTAGCGACGGTAATTTCGAATTGAACGTGTCGCTGGGAACTTACATGAAGCTGGAAGAGATTGAGAAGGCTTTCGGCGTGAGCGACTTAACGCGTCCTTGGAGCGTCGGAGTGATCCAGCCCAAGCTGACACTCGGATTTGGTGTGATTGCCTTGTGGGCAGGTTTCATCTTTTATCTATTCGTTGTGAACTGGATCGGTAATTCGGTTGCGGGCGCGGACCGTTGGCTGAAACAAGCTCCTGACTCCGGATTGCTTGTGATCGGAATTATTCTGCTGACGATCTTTCCAGCTGGCTTGCTGCTGTCTCGACACATTGTTGAAGTTCAGCGTTGGAAAGACAGTGACTACAGCCCCTATGCGAGTGACGATTGA
- a CDS encoding DUF350 domain-containing protein, with translation MNETLPTTDAAVETAQHVLVSPAPMVGTRLDVLMEHLIAATVFSVVGIIVFVICLILAEKLTPFSLLHEIGEEHNMAVSIVVSAIVLGISIIIAAAILG, from the coding sequence ATGAACGAAACATTACCAACAACCGATGCAGCGGTGGAAACTGCACAGCATGTTCTCGTTTCGCCCGCACCGATGGTGGGGACGCGACTGGACGTGTTGATGGAACATCTGATTGCGGCGACCGTGTTTTCGGTGGTGGGCATCATTGTGTTCGTGATCTGTCTAATCTTGGCTGAAAAGCTGACGCCGTTTTCGTTGCTTCATGAAATCGGTGAAGAGCACAACATGGCTGTCTCGATTGTCGTTTCGGCGATCGTGTTAGGCATTTCGATCATCATCGCCGCTGCGATTTTGGGCTAG